The genomic interval TGTTAATCCATAGTTGGTTAGTTCAACATCTTTGATTTTAAGTTTTTCAAGTTGTTTTTTCTTGATGTTGTATATTGTCATGTACTGTTCGGTGATTGCTTTTTTGTCTTTGGTTCCGGCGAAACCTACTCTGTTTTTACTAACTCCTAATCGATCTGAGATCTCTCTAATCAGGTTGTTTGTTTCCCAGTTTTTTGCTTTAACTTTGAAGGCGGTATGTTCATACTCGCTAAACTTTTCTTCGTTGTATTCTTCGTATTGGTTTGAAATTACTTCACGAACGATGAAGTCTTCTGCAGATTTCTTTAAATTGCCTTCAACTCCGTCTTCCATTGAACTATAATATTTGATTCCAACTTTTTTCTCTACACTGTTTTCGGTTTCTCTCATTTTAACCATTTTAATAAACCTTGAGATCTCCTGTTATACGGTCGATTATCTCATCTCTGTCGGGACCGACTCCTAAAGCTGTAACCGTACCTGATTCTATCTCAGTGTGACCTGCATCTCTAACCAATGAGGTTGATACGTCAAGTGCTCTAGCTATACTCATCAGCTCGAAAAGTTGGTCTTCGTTTTCCCCTTTAAGCACTACTTTTTTAGCGCCATTATCCATCCAACTATCAAAATCAGTTTTAGAGTGGTTCATGACTTTTAGAGAAGCATTTAACGAAGCATGAGCTACTTGTGCAGCGGATTTACCCTTAGAAAGTTTTATATCGCTTCTAAGCACTATTACTTGTTTCAAATAAACACCATCCAAAATAAACGGAAAAACATAATCTAATAACCAAGTAAGTATTGATTTACTTTTTTTAAATAATGAACCAGTTTGATAGTTGGTTCAATAACCATATTTATGTTATTTCTGGTACTTTTTTTGTTTTATTTTTCTGGGTTTTGGTTTTGGTTTTGGTTTGTTTCTATTGTTCCTTTGTTGGCGTTTATTTTTGCTTTTCCTTTGTTTGGTATTTTTTGTATGTTTATCTGGTCTATTAATGGGATTTTTGATATTACTGCGCCTACTGCTACTATTGGCTCGGTTTCTATGTTAATTATTGCTTTTGGGGCTTTATTGTTTTTCTTTAGTTGGTATATGACGTATGAACCGACGGTTGAGCCTTTTCCGCCTGGGAATACTAGTATTTTGTTTTTTATTTTTTGGCCTAATAGTTCGTGGTTGGGGTCGGTTATCTTGCTTGTGTTGGGGTCGACGCCTCCTAGGAATGATATTTCTTGGTTTGTTTTTAGGATTTCTCCGTGGGCTTGGCCTTTTGTTATTCCGCGTCCTTTAATTTTCATTGCATGCTACCTCAATACATTCTTTTAGGTTTGAGTAGGTTACTTCGGCGTTGCACATACTGGGTATGTAGGTTGCTGCTTTGCCTGAATCGACCATTATTTTTTTGAATCCTATTTCTTCGAGTGGTGAGACAACCATGCATGTGTCTGTGATTATTTTTGCTCCGGATTCTGTGATGTTTTGTACTGTGTTTTGCATTTTGTTTTTTATTTCTCTTGGTAGGAATATCCAGGTTTCTTTTTTGGTTTGACGGTTTTTTAGTAGTTTTTCGATTGTTTTTAGTTGGTTTGGTGATAGGTGTGGGCATCCTAATGCGACTAGGTCTATGTTTTCTTTTGATCCTTGATATTCGTTTTCTATTTGTTTTTTAGTTACGTTGATGGTGTTTTTGGGTTTTTTGAATTGGCTGTTTTCTGGTGTTTGGTTTTCTATGTGGTATAGGGCTACTGCTCCTGTTGCTGCCATGGCTGCTCCTAAACCTTTTAGTTCGTCTTTGTTTGGTTTTGATTTTAGTATGTAGTATGGTACTTGATTTCCTACTTCTCTACCTATTATTCTGCCTAAGGCTCCGTAGTCTGAGTTTTGTAGTTCTTTTTCAACTTTTATGGTTATGTCTGGTTTTCTGTTTTCTTTTAGGTGGTATCCATAGTTAGGGGTTTTACCGATTAATGCGGCTGCTAGTGCTGAAGGCCCTCCTTCCCGGTTTGTCCTTGCTCCGATTACTGAGTTTACATAGCTGACGGCTGATGATTCGGACCATGCTAGGTGTTGGCCATAGCCATGGGGGAGTCCTGTTAGGTATGGTGTGCAGGTGCATTTTATGTTTATGTTCATTTCTTTGAATATCTCTAGGATTTGTTTTTGTTTTTTTGCGAATTTCTTGGGGACTCCTTGTTTTTCCCAGTGTTCTAGGTCCATTCCGGCTGGATTTAGTTGTGTTGGGACTCGAACCTTTTCTCCTTTCATGTCGTTTAGAAATTCTATTCCTGCGTCTCCGATTGTTTTGTAGGAAACACCGGCTACTTGGACGGATTGTATTTCGATTAGTTTGTCAGCGTTGTATATATCGCCTAAGGTGGCCAGTATTTCCATTGCTTTTTGACAGACCTCTCCTTTCTCTCCATCTAGGGTTTTTTCTTCAGATTTGGTTAACTGCATTTTTTTAGGCCTTTTATTGTTTTTGTTATTTTTTCACTGTCTTCTTTAGGTACTTTGGCTCTTGTGAATTTTTTTTCTTCTCCAAGTTTTTTTGTAGCGTCTACTCCGGTTTTGCAGACTGTTCCATCTGGTTTTCCTCTTGGGTCTAGGGTTGATCCTCTTACTTCGGGGTAGATATAGATATCTTCGTCTCCTTTGACTCTTGTTGCGATTGCGTATTCGAGGTCTGTTGGGCTGTATATATCTATGTCGTCATCAACGACTATACAGTGTTTCATGCTTTTATGTGCTTTCATGGCTGCTTTTATTGCTTTAGCTCCGTCACTTGGGTTTGTTTTATTTATTTGGACGACACCGTGGAGGTAACAACTACCTCCTTCGGTTAGTATTGCGTTTACGGCTTTGCAGTGTTTATCGACTTCTTTTATGATCAAAGGTTCATATGGCATTCCCATAAGGAGTTTATGTTCGCTTCCAGCGGGCAACAAACCATGGTATACTGGGTTTTCTTTTAAATGCATGCCGGTTAGCTCTATAACTGGTTGTTGTCTGACACCATCGTAAGTACCGGTTATGTCAACGAATGGTCCTTCAGGCTCTCTTTCTTCTGGCAATAAATAGCCTTCTAAAACGACTTCTGCATCAGGAACTTCTAAATCTATTGTGTCACATTGGTTTAATTCGATAGGCTGTCCTTTTAAAGCACTTGACAGTCTTAACTCATCGAAACCACCTGGTACTCGAGTGCAAATACCAAGCAGTACACTTGGGTCTAACCCGATAACTACTGCAACCGGTAGTTTTTCACCACGTTTTTCAGCATCACTATATATTTCATGAAGGTGCCTCTCAACAATCCGTATACCCAACCTATCTCTATCCTTAACCAACATACGATGTATAGAGGCATTCCTCCTACCATCACTGTCTTCAGCGATTACAACCCCTGAAGTGATATACCTACCTGCATCTTCCTTGAAATGTTTTAATACAGGTATTTCATTTAAATCAGGTTTTCTAGCCGTCAAACTACCTTTCGAAACGGTTTTACCAGGACTATCAATACCTTCCTGGATTTTATATGGAATTTCATTCACATCACAACCGATATCTATAGCAATATTCCTACGACTACCAACTACATTGATAGCTACAGGCATATCGAAATCTAATACATTTTTAAACAGAATCGTCTCATCTGTTTTCCTCGCCATCGCCGGAATCTCATATAAACTTGAAAACTCCTCCTCAACGACAAAAGGATCTATTTTCTCTAAAAAATCTCTCAACCTCTCCACCTCCTATAAAGATTATGCTCAACATCCAATTGATCCAGTGTACGGCCTACAACAAAATCCACCATGTCATCCACGGTTTCCGGATTACTATAAAAACCCGGAGATGCCGGTAAAACTGTTGCTCCAGCTTTAGACACCTTAACCATGTTTTCCAAGTGAATTAAATTCAATGGAGTTTCTCTAGTAACCAAAACTAACTCCCTACCCTCCTTCAAACATACATCGGCAGCTCTTGTAACCAAATTATCAGTAACACCACAAGCTATCGAAGACAATGTTTTA from Methanonatronarchaeum thermophilum carries:
- the pth2 gene encoding peptidyl-tRNA hydrolase Pth2 produces the protein MKQVIVLRSDIKLSKGKSAAQVAHASLNASLKVMNHSKTDFDSWMDNGAKKVVLKGENEDQLFELMSIARALDVSTSLVRDAGHTEIESGTVTALGVGPDRDEIIDRITGDLKVY
- a CDS encoding aconitase X, producing the protein MQLTKSEEKTLDGEKGEVCQKAMEILATLGDIYNADKLIEIQSVQVAGVSYKTIGDAGIEFLNDMKGEKVRVPTQLNPAGMDLEHWEKQGVPKKFAKKQKQILEIFKEMNINIKCTCTPYLTGLPHGYGQHLAWSESSAVSYVNSVIGARTNREGGPSALAAALIGKTPNYGYHLKENRKPDITIKVEKELQNSDYGALGRIIGREVGNQVPYYILKSKPNKDELKGLGAAMAATGAVALYHIENQTPENSQFKKPKNTINVTKKQIENEYQGSKENIDLVALGCPHLSPNQLKTIEKLLKNRQTKKETWIFLPREIKNKMQNTVQNITESGAKIITDTCMVVSPLEEIGFKKIMVDSGKAATYIPSMCNAEVTYSNLKECIEVACNEN
- a CDS encoding UbiX family flavin prenyltransferase gives rise to the protein MIFIRLILALTGASGIRYGTRLLEVLSEFRDVEIHLVVSDAGRKLIEIESGYSFESVVDMADFSYGSGEMEAPIASGSFRTDGMCVVPSSTKTLSSIACGVTDNLVTRAADVCLKEGRELVLVTRETPLNLIHLENMVKVSKAGATVLPASPGFYSNPETVDDMVDFVVGRTLDQLDVEHNLYRRWRG
- a CDS encoding UbiD family decarboxylase; amino-acid sequence: MRDFLEKIDPFVVEEEFSSLYEIPAMARKTDETILFKNVLDFDMPVAINVVGSRRNIAIDIGCDVNEIPYKIQEGIDSPGKTVSKGSLTARKPDLNEIPVLKHFKEDAGRYITSGVVIAEDSDGRRNASIHRMLVKDRDRLGIRIVERHLHEIYSDAEKRGEKLPVAVVIGLDPSVLLGICTRVPGGFDELRLSSALKGQPIELNQCDTIDLEVPDAEVVLEGYLLPEEREPEGPFVDITGTYDGVRQQPVIELTGMHLKENPVYHGLLPAGSEHKLLMGMPYEPLIIKEVDKHCKAVNAILTEGGSCYLHGVVQINKTNPSDGAKAIKAAMKAHKSMKHCIVVDDDIDIYSPTDLEYAIATRVKGDEDIYIYPEVRGSTLDPRGKPDGTVCKTGVDATKKLGEEKKFTRAKVPKEDSEKITKTIKGLKKCS
- a CDS encoding DUF126 domain-containing protein, with translation MKIKGRGITKGQAHGEILKTNQEISFLGGVDPNTSKITDPNHELLGQKIKNKILVFPGGKGSTVGSYVIYQLKKNNKAPKAIINIETEPIVAVGAVISKIPLIDQINIQKIPNKGKAKINANKGTIETNQNQNQNPEK